CCTGAAGCCCCATTTTGCTCAGGCCCACAATAATTTGGGTCTTCTGCTGAAAAACCGTGATGCTGGCGATGCAGCCGAAGCCGCTTTTCGTGCAGCCATCGCCCACCGTTCCAACTATCCCGAAGCCTGGGTCAATTTGGGTAATCTTTTGGGTAACTATTCAGCACCCTGCCGCAAATAAGACTTGACAGCCTTTTTGGTCTGAAAATGTTTTACTGACTTCGTAGAG
This DNA window, taken from Magnetococcales bacterium, encodes the following:
- a CDS encoding tetratricopeptide repeat protein codes for the protein MRSIHLQKRDQAESAFRQALSLKPHFAQAHNNLGLLLKNRDAGDAAEAAFRAAIAHRSNYPEAWVNLGNLLGNYSAPCRK